The Castanea sativa cultivar Marrone di Chiusa Pesio chromosome 11, ASM4071231v1 genome contains a region encoding:
- the LOC142617630 gene encoding G-type lectin S-receptor-like serine/threonine-protein kinase LECRK3, which produces MANSTLPHFCSLLLLLLLLPLLPTVFTYTKDDCNIRLDSPLIAQQGTGPWKSRSGEFAFGFYPIQSDKILNQFLFAVWFDKIKDKTIVWSANGNNPAPQGSALKLSSNKEFVLNDPLGKELWKPQRNGSKSSCFVMLDKGNLVILDEQYNPMWESFKEPTDTILPGQTLYRNTTLRSRQSDTNYSKGRFQLAFQYDGNLVLYSLSMPSEIRGKAYFSSWTVNLATQLNFTEAGYMYVQNAILTNWFNVFKKNPGSSETFYHMARIDHDGVFRLYKHLRKEDTTSGGSSPASWTEVNGIPDNICDAFVNYANGGGFCGPNSICTTKSGSSHASCSCPVGFSALDQSDYRTGCKPNFTVSNCHNGREANKEFDFVKLTNTDWPVSDNNFLKGSAVDEATCRQLCLNDCLCVVAVYDDKDKSCWKTKYPLSNGRKNTNITRISLIKVPKGHGSDMKGKSDKKGEPMVVILAVLLSSSAFLNILFFIASFVASFYIYHKKVNMPWNIDSTLAINVRSYTYKELEQATMGFKQILGKGAFGTVYKGVLASDSKIFVAVKKLDKVVEEGEKEFKTEVNVIGQTHHKNLVRLLGYCDEGQHRLLVYEYMSNGSLSSFLFGISKPHWNQRVKIASGIAKGLMYLHEECSTQIIHCDIKPQNILLDEYFTPRIADFGLAKLLLMEQSRAALTTIRGTIGYFAPEWFTQASISVKVDVFSFGVMLLEIICCKSCIAFAREEEEAFIVWAYVCYKDKRLDKLIENDEEARNDMKRLERLVIVALWCIQGDPSLRPSMKKVTQMLEGVIEVSVPPSPPLYTSSSSSKSSSFFDFSLSSVSVPHL; this is translated from the coding sequence ATGGCTAATTCAACGCTTCCTcatttttgttctctcttgCTTCTACTTCTGCTTCTTCCTCTCCTTCCCACTGTTTTCACCTACACCAAAGATGACTGTAACATAAGGCTGGACTCACCTTTAATTGCACAGCAAGGAACTGGTCCATGGAAGTCGCGTTCAGGTGAATTCGCCTTTGGATTTTATCCTATTCAAAGCGATAAGATTCTGAATCAATTCTTGTTTGCAGTTTggtttgataaaataaaagacaaaaccATAGTTTGGTCTGCAAATGGCAATAATCCAGCACCACAAGGTTCTGCACTGAAGCTATCTAGCAACAAAGAGTTTGTTCTCAATGACCCTCTAGGCAAAGAGTTGTGGAAGCCTCAAAGGAATGGTTCAAAATCCAGTTGCTTTGTTATGCTAGATAAAGGGAACTTGGTGATTTTAGATGAGCAATATAATCCAATGTGGGAGAGCTTCAAAGAGCCTACTGATACAATTTTGCCAGGCCAAACACTGTACAGGAATACCACACTCAGGTCTCGCCAATCTGACACAAATTATTCTAAAGGGCGCTTCCAGCTTGCTTTTCAGTATGATGGAAATCTGGTGCTTTATTCTCTATCTATGCCATCTGAAATCCGTGGGAAAGCTTATTTTTCTAGCTGGACAGTAAACTTGGCAACACAGTTGAACTTTACTGAGGCCGGATACATGTACGTCCAAAACGCAATATTAACCAATTGGTTCAACGTTTTCAAGAAAAATCCTGGCTCAAGTGAAACTTTCTACCACATGGCTAGGATTGATCACGATGGAGTCTTCAGATTATACAAACACCTCAGAAAGGAGGACACCACAAGTGGTGGAAGTAGTCCTGCATCATGGACTGAAGTAAATGGCATTCCTGATAATATTTGTGATGCATTTGTTAATTATGCTAATGGTGGTGGGTTCTGCGGACCCAACAGCATTTGTACTACAAAAAGTGGTTCTAGTCATGCATCTTGCTCTTGTCCTGTTGGATTTTCTGCCTTGGACCAATCGGACTATAGGACAGGCTGCAAACCAAATTTCACAGTATCTAACTGCCACAATGGACGGGAAGCAAATAAAGAGTTTGATTTTGTAAAGCTAACAAACACAGACTGGCCGGTCTCAGATAACAACTTTCTTAAAGGATCTGCAGTTGATGAGGCAACGTGCAGACAGCTATGCCTCAATGATTGCTTGTGTGTTGTGGCAGTTTATGATGATAAAGATAAATCTTGCTGGAAGACGAAGTATCCTCTGTCTAATGGAAGAAAGAACACAAATATTACAAGAATTTCTCTCATCAAAGTACCTAAAGGTCATGGTTCAGATATGAAAGGCAAGTCAGATAAGAAAGGTGAGCCAATGGTAGTTATCTTGGCGGTACTACTTAGCAGCTCTGCATTCCTCAATATCCTTTTCTTCATAGCTAGTTTCGTGGCTAGTTTCTACATCTACCATAAAAAGGTGAATATGCCATGGAATATTGATAGCACACTTGCAATAAATGTGAGAAGCTATACATATAAAGAGCTGGAACAAGCAACCATGGGCTTCAAGCAAATATTGGGTAAAGGTGCTTTTGGAACTGTTTATAAAGGTGTCCTCGCATCAGATtctaaaatatttgttgcaGTCAAGAAGTTAGATAAGGTAGTAGAAGAAGGTGAGAAGGAATTCAAAACTGAAGTGAATGTTATCGGTCAGACTCATCATAAGAATTTAGTCCGTTTGCTTGGCTATTGTGATGAGGGACAGCACCGGCTTCTGGTTTATGAGTACATGAGTAATGGCTCTCTATCTAGTTTTCTCTTTGGGATATCTAAGCCTCATTGGAACCAAAGAGTGAAAATCGCTTCTGGAATAGCGAAAGGTCTAATGTATCTACATGAAGAGTGCAGCACCCAGATTATTCATTGTGACATAAAGCCTCAAAACATACTTCTGGATGAGTACTTTACCCCAAGGATTGCTGATTTTGGATTAGCAAAGCTTTTGTTGATGGAGCAAAGTCGAGCAGCTCTTACAACAATAAGAGGGACAATTGGGTACTTTGCACCTGAATGGTTTACCCAAGCATCCATTTCAGTTAAGGTTGATGTATTTAGTTTTGGGGTGATGTTACTTGAGATCATTTGTTGCAAGTCCTGCATTGCCTTTGCAAGGGAAGAAGAGGAGGCATTTATAGTTTGGGCTTATGTATGCTACAAAGATAAAAGATTAGATAAGTTGATAGAAAACGATGAGGAGGCAAGGAATGACATGAAGAGGCTAGAGAGGCTTGTGATTGTGGCACTTTGGTGTATTCAAGGAGATCCTTCACTAAGACCCTCAATGAAGAAGGTCACACAAATGCTTGAAGGAGTAATTGAAGTTTCCGTACCCCCAAGTCCTCCATTGTATACTTCCTCTTCGTCCTCAAAAAGTAGttcattttttgatttttcattgtCCTCAGTTTCTGTGCCCCATTTATGA